A region from the Hypomesus transpacificus isolate Combined female chromosome 11, fHypTra1, whole genome shotgun sequence genome encodes:
- the dna2 gene encoding DNA replication ATP-dependent helicase/nuclease DNA2, whose amino-acid sequence MNRSKVQRTSTVIRGQQSNISSFFSSKKLENSSPQKITEAEKSEVAISSERSPLGILENVLSSPDFMTVPETPDSQIRPPQQSSKLPEDQLSQSPVSRMPGSRGIFSLKATCRLSMRNKTSSPATTVALAPVSPDLVPARGQTGRRKADLFKGSGSVKRLFSPEDAQTAKRARTSSKPVTRPSLSTLQHTRVPGDGFLEECLQVIGQSESSGILSKGALKKSKSGQIVLTDKGKIKKEMTSLKPLSVSSSSVSSKSNSGSMRQVAAQKEESVFTVITEPTATVKANSPTHVKDIGSLVISKRTDQLIGKLPLREGLASPCPPEHPSNKQEENKQVDGEEPDGTGVKSSEKGQVRTEGADGKGVTLSEDHLEGLVEGWLDDQMEQSFNNIKDDQDKSRTGKKNIIPDHVILSSGENNRYWVLDVQEVPGSRGALEKHLTITCSNTLQPTHTCILRDGWVSSPVSRRDVVHLEGRCDSGTWLVDRDSGFLVLLPDLLVSGTSISSGIRCMRRAVLGEMFKSFDGGSKQMLNGTMVHEIFQKAAMRGDFSITTLQQLANQALLSPNYLGDMYSLNLRQEDMRQEVWDYLPALADWARDYLHTSPQAGQKQITLKLPSDGPMSRQDSVCSVTVAEVVDIEENVWSPRFGLKGKIDVTARVRIQRRGRAPVERLMPLELKTGRESNSIEHRSQVILYTLMSLERRCDAEAGLLLYLKTGSLLPIVANHMDRRELLKLRNTLAHHLGNTVVKGAGQTRLSALPDIITDRQTCKYCPQSRNCALYDRAVESRLPDYASHDAVQAFLEQESGHAMESHLQYFSHWLLLCSLEAVTMETKNGRKRVWLQTAEEREKRGGCVGNLQLIGEVKTQSDGVFIHRFERRSGAADQTVSGLAVGDRVVVSDEKLQLVAVATGYICDVASRTVSCTLDRDLSRHSGVVFRVDHDEGVIGLSTHLVNLSKLMENCPPSLRLRELIVDFRPPQFISSLSSVLPHEAKDTVAKILKGLNKPQKQAMKKVLLCKDYTLIVGMPGTGKTTTICTLVRILYACGFSVLLTSYTHSAVDNILLKLRRFKVGFLRLGRSQKVHPDILAYTEERGRADGIHTLPELEQFYNKELVVATTCMGVKHPIFTRRRFDFCIVDEASQICQPVCLGPLFYAERFVLVGDHQQLPPIVQNQEARSLGMDESLFKRLEHHKEAVVQLTVQYRMNSKIMSLSNTLMYEGRLECGSERTASGLLALPHLETVQSELELCLTRPEDLAWIQAALLPNNPVCFLDTTLVPAGETVEQGGVINQTEAVLVHRLLSLVLKAGCRASDIGVIAPYRQQLKTISGLLVGSEFKGVEVNTVDKYQGRDKSLIIVSFVRSHPDGNLGELLKDWRRLNVAVTRAKHKLLMLGSIPTLRRYAPLEKLLNHLQQENMIFQLPLAAHEVLPIMHL is encoded by the exons ATGAATAGGAGCAAGGTTCAGAGAACCTCG ACTGTGATCCGAGGCCAACAAAGTAACATCTCCTCATTTTTCTCTTCAAAGAAGCTAGAG AACTCATCTCCTCAAAAGATCACTGAGGCAGAGAAGTCGGAAGTCGCCATCTCCTCCGAGCGCAGTCCTCTTGGAATCTTGGAgaatgtcctctcctccccggaCTTCATGACTGTTCCTGAGACTCCCGACAGCCAGATCAGACCCCCACAGCAATCTAGCAAGCTCCCTGAAGATCAGCTTTCCCAGTCTCCTGTCAGCCGCATGCCAGGCTCTAGAGGAATCTTCTCATTAAAGGCAACTTGTAGATTATCAATGAGAAATAAAACAAGCTCACCAGCCACAACCGTAGCTCTAGCCCCGGTATCTCCAGACCTAGTTCCAGCCCGGGGCCAAACAGGCAGGAGAAAGGCTGACCTGTTTAAGGGCTCTGGGTCTGTGAAGAGGCTTTTCAGTCCCGAGGATGCTCAGACAGCCAAGCGAGCAAGGACCAGCAGCAAGCCAGTCACAAGGCCTTCCCTTAGCACGCTGCAGCACACTCGTGTCCCTGGTGATGGCTTTCTGGAGGAATGCCTGCAGGTGATTGGTCAGTCAGAAAGTTCAGGCATTTTAAGTAAAGGTGCTCTGAAAAAGTCCAAGTCTGGTCAGATTGTTTTGACAGACAAAGGGAAGATTAAAAAGGAAATGACATCATTAAAGCCACTGTCTGTATCATCCTCCAGCGTGTCATCCAAGAGCAACTCTGGGTCCATGAGACAGGTTGCAGCACAGAAAGAGGAGAGTGTGTTCACTGTTATCACAGAGCCGACAGCTACTGTGAAAGCGAACAGCCCCACTCATGTTAAAGACATCGGCAGTCTTGTGATTTCCAAGAGGACTGATCAGCTTATTGGAAAGCTGCCACTAAGGGAAGGGTTAGCTTCTCCTTGTCCACCTGAACACCCGAGTAACAAACAGGAAGAAAACAAGCAAGTGGATGGAGAGGAACCTGATGGGACAGGTGTGAAATCCTCAGAGAAAGGACAGGTGAGGACAGAGGGTGCTGATGGGAAGGGTGTGACACTGTCAGAAGACCATCTTGAGGGTCTGGTAGAAGGCTGGCTTGATGACCAGATGGAACAAAGTTTCAATAATATCAAGGACGACCAGGACAAATCCAGAACGGG GAAAAAGAACATCATCCCAGACCATGTGATCCTGAGCTCAGGTGAGAACAACCGGTACTGGGTTCTAGATGTCCAGGAAGTCCCTGGATCTAGAGGAGCTCTGGAGAAACACCTTACCATCACCTGCTCCAACACCctccaacccacacacacctgcatcctCCGAGACGGATG GGTGTCGAGCCCTGTGTCGCGGAGGGACGTGGTTCACCTTGAAGGCAGGTGTGATTCTGGCACCTGGTTGGTGGACAGAGACTCTGGCTTCCTGGTCCTACTCCCTGACCTGCTGGTCTCTGGCACCAGCATTTCCAGCGGGATCCGCTGCATGAGGCGCGCCGTGCTGGGGGAAATGTTCAAG AGTTTTGACGGCGGCTCTAAACAAATGCTGAATGGAACCATGGTTCATGAGATTTTCCAGAAGGCTGCTATGAGGGGAGACTTTTCCATAACGACTTTGCAGCAACTAGCCAATCAAGCATTGCTGAGCCCTAACTACCTTGGAGACAT gtacAGTCTGAATCTGAGGCAGGAAGACATGAGGCAGGAGGTGTGGGATTATCTGCCTGCCCTGGCCGACTGGGCTAGGGACTACCTCCACACTTCGCCTCAGGCCGGACAGAAACAGATCACCCTCAAGCT GCCCAGTGATGGACCTATGAGCAGGCAGGACTCTGTGTGCAGCGTCACGGTAGCTGAGGTGGTGGACATCGAGGAGAACGTGTGGTCGCCCAGGTTCGGTCTGAAGGGGAAGATCGACGTGACGGCCCGGGTCCGGATCCAACGCCGTGGCCGAGCCCCAGTGGAGCGGCTCATGCCCCTGGAGCTGAAGACTGGAAGAGAGTCCAATTCTATAGAGCACCGCAGCCAG GTTATCCTGTACACTCTGATGAGTCTGGAGAGGCGTTGTGATGCGGAGGCAGGCCTCCTGCTCTACCTGAAGACTGGCAGCCTGCTCCCCATAGTGGCCAACCACATGGACCGAAGAG AACTGTTGAAGCTACGGAACACACTGGCTCATCACCTGGGAAACACTGTCGTGAAGGGGGCAGGACAGACTCGGCTCTCCGCCCTTCCTGACATCATCACAGACCGACAGACTTGCAAGTACTGCCCCCAGAGCAGGAACTGTGCGCTCTATGACCG GGCTGTTGAGAGTAGATTGCCGGACTACGCCTCCCATGATGCCGTGCAGGCCTTCCTGGAGCAGGAGAGTGGTCATGCGATGGAGTCTCACCTGCAGTACTTCAGCCACTGGCTTCTCCTCTGCAGCCTGGAGGCGGTCACTATGGAGACCAAGAATGGGCGCAAACGTGTTTGGCTgcagacagcagaggagag ggagaagagaggagggtgtgtcggGAACCTTCAGCTGATTGGAGAGGTGAAAACCCAATCCGATGGGGTGTTCATCCACCGCTTTGAGCGGCGAAGTGGAGCTGCCGACCAAACTGTGAGCGGACTGGCCGTTGGTGACCGGGTCGTTGTGAGCGACGAAAAGTTGCAGCTGGTCGCCGTGGCAACCGGATACATATGTGATGTCGCTAGTAGGACAGTCAGCTGCACTCTGGACAG gGATCTGTCCAGGCATAGTGGGGTGGTGTTCCGTGTGGACCATGATGAAGGAGTGATAGGACTGTCCACACATCTGGTCAACCTCTCCAAGCTCATGGAGAACTGCCCTCCCAG tCTGAGACTGAGGGAGCTGATTGTGGACTTCCGTCCCCCCCAGTTCATTTCCAGTCTGAGCAGCGTGCTACCCCACGAGGCCAAGGATACGGTCGCTAAAATCCTCAAAG GGCTCAACAAGCCTCAGAAGCAGGCCATGAAGAAGGTGCTACTGTGTAAAGACTACACCCTGATAGTGGGTATGCCTGGCACGGGCAAAACCACCACAATCTGTACCCTG GTACGCATCTTGTATGCATGCGGCTTCAGTGTGCTACTGACCAGCTACACCCACTCTGCTGTGGACAACATCCTGTTGAAGCTGCGCAGGTTCAAGGTGGGCTTCCTGCGCCTGGGGCGGAGTCAGAAGGTCCACCCAGACATCCTGGCCTATAccgaggagagggggcgggccGACGGCATACACACCCTCCCTGAACTGGAGCAGTTCTACAACAAGGag CTCGTAGTGGCCACCACCTGTATGGGAGTCAAACACCCCATCTTTACCCGCCGTCGATTCGACTTCTGCATCGTGGACGAGGCGTCTCAGATCTGCCAGCCCGTGTGCCTGGGGCCGCTGTTCTACGCCGAGCGCTTTGTCCTGGTGGGAGACCACCAGCAGCTGCCCCCCATTGTCCAGAACCAGGAGGCCAG GTCTCTGGGGATGGACGAGAGCCTGTTCAAACGACTGGAGCATCACAAGGAGGCGGTGGTCCAGCTGACTGTTCAGTACAGAATGAACAG TAAGATCATGTCCCTCAGTAACACGCTAATGTACGAGGGGAGGTTGGAGTGTGGCTCAGAGCGCACCGCCAGCGGACTCCTCGCCCTGCCCCACCTAGAAACTGTCCAATCAGAACTGGAGCTCTGCCTCACCCGCCCAGAGGACCTGGCCTGGATACAAGCTGCCCTGCTGCCAAACAACCCTGTCTGCTTCCTGGACACTACCCTG GTGCCAGCAGGAGAGACGGTGGAGCAGGGAGGCGTTATTAACCAGACAGAGGCGGTCCTGGTCCACCGTCTGCTCAGCCTAGTGCTCAAG GCAGGCTGCAGAGCCAGTGACATAGGGGTGATTGCCCCTTACAGGCAGCAGCTAAAGACTATTTCAGGGCTGCTGGTGGGGTCGGAGTTCAAAGGCGTGGAGGTCAACACAGTGGACAAGTACCAAGGCAGAGACAAGAGCCTCATTATCGTGTCCTTTGTCAGGAGCCACCCTGACGGCAAC cTGGGGGAGCTTCTTAAGGACTGGCGCAGGCTGAACGTGGCCGTCACCAGAGCCAAACACAAGCTGCTGATGCTGGGCTCCATCCCCACCCTGAGACGCTACGCCCCCCTGGAGAAACTCCTCAACCACCTGCAGCAGGAGAACATG ATCTTCCAGCTCCCTCTGGCAGCTCATGAGGTGTTACCCATCATGCATCTGTGA
- the si:zfos-1056e6.1 gene encoding uncharacterized protein si:zfos-1056e6.1, with product MSNLVYNDPHCLLKTWIALKRLDQNDERVIALREVSIPKGTDTTSVKQIVASHFGFSSANRALKLRNHRGCLIPLNSCIPANSKHMPYVLEVAKIFQHVSPKPRTTATTVINKSMKTRLQSIVRKIERLDELLPQIQLRRHDKFNQEIELLTQKLRFLHKRMQVAEAHGWRGMLVRTPMW from the exons ATGTCAAATTTAGTTTATAATGATCCGCATTGTTTATTAAAGACTTGGATAGCACTGAAGAGACTAGACCAAAATG ATGAGCGAGTCATTGCCCTGAGGGAGGTGTCCATTCCTAAGGGGACAGATACCACTTCTGTTAAACAG aTTGTAGCCAGTCATTTTGGATTCAGTTCAGCAAATAGGGCATTGAAG TTGAGGAACCACAGAGGCTGTCTGATTCCACTGAACAGCTGTATCCCTGCAAACAGCAAGCACAT GCCCTATGTGCTGGAGGTGGCAAAGATATTCCAGCATG TTTCTCCAAAACCAAGAACAACTGCCACTACAGTGATCAATAAAAGCATGAAGACAAGACTACAGAGTATTGTCAGGAAG ATTGAAAGACTTGACGAGCTTCTTCCTCAAATCCAATTAAGACGTCATGACAAATTCAACCAG GAGATTGAGTTGTTGACCCAGAAGCTGAGATTCCTTCATAAGAGAATGCAG GTGGCAGAGGCTCATGGCTGGAGGGGCATGCTTGTCAGAACACCTATGTGGTGA
- the ppm1g gene encoding protein phosphatase 1G, producing MGAYLSQPNTAKTSSDGGNKNMSYGFSAMQGWRVSMEDAHNCIPELDEETAMFAVYDGHGGEEVALYCSKYLPDVIKEQKTYKDGKLQKALEDAFMAIDSKITTEEVIKELVQIAGRPTEEAPNEKVAEEDDLENEEAALLHEEATMTIEELLVRYGQNLNALKHKKACSEAKRESGDGDTPDGCHTGDKVLNGELEGEKDSNGKAGSGASKLRACRRGAAAAASGGPGDGKSSAGAGGGGGSSDSSGGASGGEKPSKVEGDAGPSCSSSAQPQAPGDTKSKFFEDSDESGEEEEEEEGSDEEDGSEEDEGEYSSDNEEDTEEGEDSDEEEEEMCLPGMDGKEEPGSDSGTTAVVALIRGKQLIVANAGDSRCVVSEKGKAVDMSYDHKPEDELELARIKNAGGKVTMDGRVNGGLNLSRAVGDHFYKRNKALPAEEQMISAMPDVKVLTLNEENDFMVIACDGIWNVLSSQEVVDFVSQRIKPNDKGVVRPLSSIVEELLDHCLAPDTSGDGTGCDNMTCMIVTFGPHPCSGQAEGTKKRKPEEIVTEKNGNDCKKAKSE from the exons ATGGGAGCTTACCTGTCTCAACCTAACACGGCCAAGACCTCGTCCGATGGCGGCAACAAGAATATGAGCTACGGCTTCTCGGCCATGCAGGGCTGGCGGGTTTCTATGGAG GATGCCCACAACTGCATCCCAGAGCTGGACGAAGAAACGGCCATGTTTGCTGTGTATGATGGACATGGAG GTGAGGAGGTCGCATTGTACTGTTCTAAGTACTTGCCTGACGTTATCAAGGAGCAGAAAACGTATAAAGACGGAAAACTGCAGAAG GCCCTGGAGGATGCATTTATGGCCATAGACAGTAAAATCACCACTGAGGAAGTAATCAAGGAGCTGGTGCAGATTGCAGGCCGACCCACAGAGGAGGCGCCCAATGAGAAAGTGGCTGAAGAGGATGACT tGGAGAACGAGGAGGCAGCTTTGCTCCACGAGGAGGCCACCATGACCATCGAAGAGCTGTTGGTGCGCTACGGCCAGAACCTGAATGCCCTCAAACACAAGAAGGCCTGTTCCGAAGCCAAAAGAGAGTCTGGGGATGGGGATACCCCTGACGGTTGCCACACTGGGGACAAGGTCCTCAatggggagctggagggagagaaggacagcaATGGCAAAGCCGGGTCTGGGGCCTCCAAGCTGAGGGCCTGCAGGAGAGGAGCGGCGGCGGCAGCATCAGGGGGACCAGGCGATGGCAAGTCCTCTGCaggtgcaggtggaggagggggcagcagtGACTCCTCTGGGGGGgccagtggaggagagaagccCAGTAAGGTAGAGGGAGATGCGGGTCCCTCCTGTTCTTCCTCGGCCCAGCCCCAAGCTCCTGGAGACACCAAGTCCAAGTTCTTTGAGGACAGCGATGAgtcaggggaagaggaggaggaggaagaggggagtgatgaggag gATGGCAGTGAGGAAGACGAGGGTGAGTACAGCAGTGACAATGAAGAGGACAccgaggagggagaggattctgacgaagaggaagaggagatgtgCCTACCAGGAATGGATGGGAAGGAAGAG CCGGGCTCAGATAGCGGGACCACGGCGGTGGTGGCTCTGATCCGGGGGAAGCAGCTGATCGTGGCCAATGCCGGGGACTCCCGCTGCGTGGTGTCTGAGAAGGGCAAGGCTGTGGACATGTCCTACGACCACAAGCCGGAGGACGAGCTGGAGCTGGCCAGGATCAAAAACGCGGGCGGGAAGGTCACCATGGACGGACGCGTCAACGGAGGACTGAACCTCTCCAGAGCTGTCG GTGATCACTTCTATAAGAGAAACAAGGCCTTGCCAGCAGAGGAGCAGATGATCTCAGCCATGCCTGACGTCAAGGTCCTCACACTCAACGAGGAGAATGACTTCATGGTCATCGCCTGTGACGGCATCTG GAACGTTCTGAGCAGTCAGGAAGTGGTGGACTTTGTCAGTCAGAGAATCAAACCCAATGACAAAGGAGTGGTCAGACCCCTGTCTTCCATAGTGGAAGAG CTGCTGGACCACTGTCTGGCCCCTGACACCTCAGGAGATGGGACAGGATGTGACAACATGACCTGCATGATCGTAACCTTCGGCCCCCACCCCTGCTCAGGCCAGGCTGAGGGCACTAAAAAGAGAAAGCCAGAAGAGATTGTAACTGAGAAGAATGGAAATGACTGCAAAAAGGCCAAAAGTGAATAG